The following proteins are co-located in the Marinomonas profundi genome:
- a CDS encoding class I SAM-dependent methyltransferase: MLDDQSRQFFQNWYKSDLGRSVLALELAEMAAEIDSTVGYYLVIQSPLKDIKLEKHRLRESILIAPLLEFGAPCHTVVARASELPFEADGVDVHIFHHALDISAMPHDDLREAARTLLPSGKLIIVGFNPWSLWGLCRVFSKRIKAPWCGQFIAHQRLEDWLKVAGLTLETKRFVYYDPPLQSSKWRSHFQWLGKVLRPLKLPFSGVYVMTATKQVKRHIPLKPRWSGARVRVPPLSKPTVKEMKE; encoded by the coding sequence ATGTTGGATGATCAATCAAGACAATTTTTTCAGAATTGGTATAAAAGTGATCTGGGACGCAGTGTTCTAGCATTGGAGCTGGCAGAAATGGCGGCTGAGATTGACTCTACAGTAGGTTATTATTTAGTCATTCAGTCGCCTTTAAAAGATATTAAGTTAGAAAAACATCGCCTGCGCGAGAGCATTTTGATTGCGCCTTTATTAGAGTTTGGTGCGCCTTGTCATACGGTTGTGGCAAGAGCGAGTGAGTTACCATTTGAAGCGGATGGCGTGGATGTGCATATTTTTCATCACGCGTTGGATATTTCTGCGATGCCTCATGATGATTTAAGGGAAGCGGCCAGAACGTTATTGCCAAGTGGGAAGTTGATTATTGTTGGTTTTAACCCTTGGAGTTTATGGGGGCTGTGCCGAGTGTTTTCCAAGCGTATTAAAGCCCCTTGGTGTGGACAATTTATTGCCCATCAGCGCTTAGAAGATTGGTTGAAAGTAGCGGGATTAACCTTAGAAACAAAGCGTTTTGTATACTACGACCCCCCCTTGCAAAGCAGCAAATGGCGCTCCCACTTCCAATGGCTTGGTAAGGTGCTTAGGCCACTCAAATTGCCCTTTAGCGGCGTGTATGTCATGACGGCAACAAAACAGGTGAAGCGTCATATTCCATTAAAACCTCGTTGGTCAGGGGCGCGGGTTCGAGTTCCCCCCTTGTCAAAACCAACCGTAAAAGAGATGAAAGAGTGA
- a CDS encoding lytic transglycosylase: MTYKFAWICLASLILSACQTTSNIERNNASMDLTESVEDAEVVEADTEHLGFIDTVPPIDTTDAATDDTAEQTPDDKAVVASKPKAPEDLWDRIRSGYQLNLDIDRPRLSSQLRWFSTHPSYLDRVSKRGERYLYYITSELEKAGLPAEIALLPIVESGFDPFGYSHGRASGPWQFIPSTGQMYGLDQTWWYDGRRDIIGSTQAAIAYLTRLHRMFDGDWLHALASYNSGEGTVMRAIRKNKKAGKPTDFWSLDLPRETRAYVPKLIALAKIIKNPEKYNYSTYFIPNKPYFDVVNIGGQLDLAQAAEMADISIDEVYLLNPGFNQWATSPDGPHRLLMPISKAKQFRTKLAEIPNKERVTWVRYTVKAGDNLLLVAKQHNTTVNVLQEVNKISSTMIRVGQELMIPVAGNDIESYTLSSHQRLLAKQSRAPNRNRIKINHTVKPGDSLWLISNKYDINSKTLARWNNMGLADPLIPGKKLVVWLEPKQSENTTRSVMKKVIYTIRSGESLALVANKFKVSVNDIKEWNPKVSSQKYVQPGDRVTLLVNVVGG; encoded by the coding sequence ATGACCTATAAATTTGCCTGGATTTGCCTTGCCAGCCTAATCTTAAGTGCCTGCCAAACGACGTCTAATATAGAAAGAAACAACGCCTCAATGGACCTAACAGAGTCTGTAGAAGACGCTGAAGTGGTGGAAGCAGACACGGAGCATTTAGGGTTTATCGATACGGTTCCACCTATTGATACAACCGACGCAGCGACAGATGACACAGCAGAACAAACACCAGACGACAAGGCGGTGGTAGCAAGTAAACCCAAAGCGCCAGAAGATCTTTGGGACAGAATTCGCTCAGGTTACCAACTTAATTTGGACATAGATCGCCCTAGACTGTCCTCTCAGTTGCGCTGGTTCAGTACTCACCCGTCGTATTTGGATCGAGTCTCTAAACGAGGCGAGCGCTACCTTTACTATATTACCAGCGAACTAGAAAAAGCCGGACTACCCGCCGAAATCGCACTACTGCCCATCGTCGAAAGTGGCTTTGACCCCTTCGGCTATAGCCATGGCCGCGCCTCTGGGCCTTGGCAGTTTATCCCATCCACAGGGCAAATGTATGGCTTGGATCAGACTTGGTGGTACGATGGTCGACGCGACATCATTGGCTCAACACAAGCCGCTATTGCTTACTTAACGCGCTTACACAGAATGTTTGACGGTGATTGGCTACACGCTCTGGCCTCTTACAATTCCGGTGAAGGCACCGTGATGCGGGCGATCAGAAAAAACAAAAAAGCGGGCAAGCCAACCGATTTTTGGTCATTGGATTTACCGAGAGAAACACGCGCCTACGTTCCAAAGCTCATCGCGCTGGCTAAAATCATCAAAAATCCAGAAAAATACAATTACTCGACGTATTTCATTCCAAACAAGCCTTATTTTGATGTCGTCAATATCGGCGGTCAGCTTGACCTTGCTCAAGCGGCAGAAATGGCAGACATCAGTATTGATGAAGTCTATTTGTTAAATCCGGGCTTTAATCAATGGGCCACTTCTCCAGATGGCCCACACCGTTTGCTAATGCCCATCTCAAAGGCCAAACAGTTTAGAACAAAGCTAGCGGAGATCCCCAACAAAGAACGAGTCACTTGGGTTCGTTACACCGTAAAAGCTGGTGACAATTTGCTACTGGTCGCCAAACAGCACAATACCACGGTAAACGTGTTGCAAGAGGTGAATAAAATCTCCTCGACCATGATACGAGTCGGGCAAGAGCTCATGATTCCGGTAGCAGGCAATGACATAGAAAGCTACACACTAAGCTCACACCAGCGCTTACTGGCAAAACAGTCCAGAGCCCCTAACCGTAATCGCATCAAAATAAACCATACCGTTAAACCAGGCGACAGTTTGTGGTTGATCTCAAACAAGTATGACATCAACAGTAAAACGCTCGCTCGTTGGAACAACATGGGGTTGGCCGACCCGCTTATACCCGGTAAAAAACTGGTTGTATGGCTAGAACCTAAACAATCAGAAAATACCACACGCAGCGTAATGAAAAAGGTCATTTATACCATTCGCTCCGGTGAGTCTCTGGCACTGGTTGCCAACAAATTCAAAGTGTCGGTCAACGACATTAAAGAATGGAACCCTAAAGTCAGCAGCCAAAAATACGTTCAACCTGGAGACAGGGTAACGTTACTGGTCAATGTTGTTGGTGGTTAA
- the ppnP gene encoding pyrimidine/purine nucleoside phosphorylase encodes MSKVLTVNSYFDDQVKSIALNNAEGTSTVGVMAIGEYEFGTSQREYMTVVSGALTVKLPAQSEWKTFAKGEVFIVEANQTFQLKVEETTAYLCRYE; translated from the coding sequence ATGAGCAAAGTGTTAACAGTAAACAGCTATTTTGATGATCAAGTTAAATCCATTGCATTGAATAACGCGGAAGGTACTTCAACCGTTGGCGTTATGGCAATCGGGGAATATGAGTTTGGTACCAGTCAGCGAGAATATATGACCGTTGTATCGGGTGCGTTAACCGTTAAGTTGCCCGCACAAAGTGAATGGAAAACCTTTGCAAAAGGGGAGGTTTTTATTGTCGAGGCGAATCAAACCTTCCAGTTAAAGGTAGAAGAAACAACAGCCTACCTTTGCCGTTACGAATAA
- the gloB gene encoding hydroxyacylglutathione hydrolase: MTIFPLPAFHDNYIWIIQDKDSSDIWAIDPGDANVVLQHCHEHTKNLVGILITHHHKDHTGGVAELRQRTNCVVYGPKHLTELVTHPVNEADDVTVFSRTFSVLATPGHTLDHLCYFSPTEHPILFSGDTLFRGGCGRIMEGNAEQMLAAMNKIAALPDNTQIYCTHEYTLANYRFALSLEPNNDELISSQRTSQALRASNQPTVPTKLSLEKKTNPFLRTHNESLKNQAAQQLNEDPADNPTASFSQVRRAKDSFS; encoded by the coding sequence ATGACTATTTTTCCGCTTCCCGCTTTCCATGACAATTATATATGGATAATCCAAGACAAAGATAGTTCAGACATTTGGGCCATCGATCCAGGTGATGCCAATGTGGTTTTGCAGCACTGCCATGAACACACCAAAAACCTCGTGGGTATTTTAATCACTCATCACCACAAGGACCACACCGGTGGCGTAGCCGAACTAAGACAACGCACAAACTGCGTCGTTTATGGGCCAAAACACTTAACAGAACTGGTCACTCACCCTGTCAATGAGGCCGACGACGTGACCGTGTTCTCACGTACTTTTTCCGTCTTGGCAACACCTGGACACACGCTTGACCATCTTTGTTATTTTTCACCAACCGAGCACCCTATACTGTTTAGCGGTGACACCTTATTCAGAGGAGGTTGCGGGCGCATTATGGAAGGTAATGCCGAACAGATGTTGGCGGCAATGAATAAAATCGCCGCCCTACCAGACAACACACAGATCTATTGCACACATGAATATACGCTGGCCAACTATCGTTTTGCACTGTCGCTGGAACCGAATAATGACGAACTCATTAGCAGTCAGCGCACCAGCCAAGCACTACGCGCCAGCAATCAACCCACAGTGCCGACAAAACTTAGCCTAGAGAAAAAAACTAATCCTTTTTTGCGCACCCATAATGAGTCTTTAAAAAATCAGGCAGCACAACAACTTAACGAAGATCCAGCGGATAATCCGACGGCCAGCTTTAGCCAAGTAAGACGCGCGAAAGACAGTTTTAGTTGA